One window of the Methylovirgula sp. HY1 genome contains the following:
- a CDS encoding iron-sulfur cluster assembly accessory protein, translating to MNSLNLTITPAAEKFVRRMLRFDGGPTSGLRLSVAPGGCSGLSAEFEVANAPANGESVHEVNGMKFFLPEQSCVLLQDVTMDFQETATSSGFKFQDPKKVSTCGSHSHSHDVPGLPHEH from the coding sequence ATGAACAGTCTCAATCTCACAATTACTCCCGCTGCCGAAAAATTCGTTCGGCGCATGCTGCGGTTTGACGGCGGCCCGACGAGTGGTCTTCGTCTTTCGGTGGCTCCTGGCGGCTGCTCAGGCCTTTCCGCTGAATTCGAAGTCGCCAATGCGCCCGCGAATGGCGAGTCGGTCCACGAAGTCAACGGCATGAAATTCTTCCTGCCGGAACAGAGCTGCGTTCTGCTGCAAGACGTGACGATGGACTTTCAGGAAACAGCGACGTCGTCCGGCTTCAAATTTCAAGATCCCAAGAAGGTCTCCACCTGCGGCAGCCATAGTCACTCGCATGACGTGCCGGGCCTTCCTCACGAGCATTGA
- a CDS encoding YfhL family 4Fe-4S dicluster ferredoxin, with the protein MSLKIAVSCVNCSACEAECPNEAISAGEGIYVIDPAKCTECIGFHDDPQCALICPVEETCIVDESYPRYQPPAA; encoded by the coding sequence ATGTCTTTGAAAATTGCTGTCTCCTGCGTGAATTGCTCCGCATGCGAGGCAGAATGCCCGAATGAGGCGATCAGTGCCGGCGAAGGCATTTATGTCATCGATCCGGCGAAATGCACCGAATGCATCGGTTTCCATGACGATCCGCAATGCGCTTTGATTTGCCCGGTTGAAGAGACTTGCATCGTCGATGAGTCCTATCCTCGCTACCAACCCCCAGCGGCATGA
- the nifB gene encoding nitrogenase cofactor biosynthesis protein NifB: MKKMAEHKGCETNSDGGKKASCGTEAGENDLPPEIWEKVKNHPCYSEEAHHHYARMHVSVAPACNIQCNYCNRKYDCANESRPGVVSERLTPEQAAKKVLAVASTIPQMTVLGIAGPGDPLANPEKTFKTFELIARTAPDIKLCLSTNGLTLPDHVDTIAKYNVDHVTITVNMVDPDVGAKIYPWVFYKHKRYTGRDGAKILTERQMQGLEMLTERGILSKINSVMIPGVNDDHLVEVNRAVKGRGAFLHNIMPLISAAEHGTVFGLTGQRGPTAQELKKLQDKCEGEMNMMRHCRQCRADAVGLLGEDRSAEFTTEKIMQMEVNYDLETRKAYQQRVEEERVAVAGAKASELQILSGEESDIKILVAVATKGSGRINEHFGHATEFQIYELSTGKGAHFIGHRRVDLYCQGGYGEEDALETVIRAIKDCHAVFVAKIGGCPKKDLLAAGIEAVDEFAHEFIEKSAITYFKRYLEGVKDGSITHVDKGDAEIRPGEVAKDMIAAE; the protein is encoded by the coding sequence ATGAAGAAGATGGCCGAGCACAAGGGCTGCGAGACCAACAGCGACGGCGGCAAAAAGGCGAGCTGCGGCACTGAGGCTGGCGAAAACGATCTTCCGCCCGAAATCTGGGAAAAGGTCAAGAACCATCCGTGCTACAGCGAAGAGGCGCATCACCACTACGCCCGCATGCACGTTTCGGTTGCTCCGGCTTGCAACATTCAATGCAACTACTGCAACCGCAAATATGATTGCGCCAATGAATCGCGTCCGGGCGTCGTCTCCGAGCGTCTGACGCCGGAACAGGCCGCGAAGAAGGTGCTCGCCGTCGCTTCGACGATCCCGCAGATGACGGTGCTCGGCATTGCCGGCCCGGGCGATCCGCTCGCCAACCCGGAAAAGACCTTCAAGACCTTCGAGCTCATTGCCCGTACCGCGCCGGACATCAAGCTCTGCCTTTCGACCAATGGTCTGACCCTTCCCGATCACGTCGACACGATCGCCAAGTATAATGTCGATCACGTCACGATCACCGTGAACATGGTCGATCCGGACGTCGGCGCGAAGATCTATCCGTGGGTCTTCTACAAGCATAAGCGCTACACCGGCCGCGATGGCGCGAAGATCCTCACCGAGCGTCAGATGCAGGGTCTTGAGATGCTCACCGAGCGTGGCATCTTGTCGAAGATCAACTCGGTTATGATCCCCGGCGTCAACGACGACCATCTGGTCGAAGTGAACCGGGCCGTGAAGGGCCGTGGCGCCTTCTTGCACAACATCATGCCGCTGATCTCCGCGGCTGAGCACGGCACCGTGTTCGGCCTCACCGGCCAGCGCGGCCCGACGGCCCAGGAGCTCAAGAAGCTTCAGGACAAGTGCGAAGGCGAAATGAACATGATGCGCCATTGCCGTCAGTGCCGTGCTGACGCCGTTGGCCTTCTCGGTGAAGATCGTTCGGCTGAATTCACCACTGAGAAGATCATGCAGATGGAGGTCAACTACGACCTCGAGACCCGCAAGGCCTATCAGCAGCGTGTCGAAGAAGAGCGCGTTGCCGTCGCCGGTGCGAAGGCCAGCGAGCTGCAGATCCTCTCGGGCGAAGAAAGCGACATCAAGATCCTCGTCGCAGTCGCGACCAAGGGTTCGGGCCGCATCAATGAGCACTTCGGTCATGCGACCGAATTCCAGATCTATGAGCTGAGCACCGGCAAGGGCGCCCACTTCATCGGTCACCGTCGTGTCGACCTGTATTGCCAGGGCGGTTACGGCGAGGAAGACGCTCTCGAGACCGTCATCCGCGCGATCAAGGACTGCCATGCGGTCTTCGTCGCGAAGATTGGTGGTTGCCCGAAGAAGGATCTTCTTGCGGCTGGTATCGAGGCTGTCGACGAATTCGCGCATGAGTTCATCGAGAAGTCGGCGATCACCTACTTCAAGCGCTACCTCGAAGGCGTCAAGGACGGCTCGATCACCCACGTCGACAAGGGTGACGCTGAGATCCGCCCCGGCGAAGTCGCCAAGGACATGATCGCGGCTGAGTAA
- a CDS encoding 4Fe-4S dicluster domain-containing protein encodes MSYKIIASQCTVCGACEFECPNAAISFKNETYVIDPKKCTECEGSFEHPQCDTVCPVPATCVPA; translated from the coding sequence ATGTCTTACAAGATCATCGCGTCTCAATGCACGGTTTGCGGCGCTTGCGAATTCGAGTGCCCCAATGCGGCGATCTCGTTCAAGAACGAAACCTATGTGATCGACCCCAAGAAGTGCACCGAGTGCGAGGGTTCGTTCGAGCACCCGCAATGCGACACGGTCTGCCCCGTTCCCGCGACTTGCGTTCCTGCATAA
- the nifA gene encoding nif-specific transcriptional activator NifA: protein MTDLDALARDEKPAAGQRIPLSDIALIGVYEISKILAAPTRLETTLANVVNLLSSFLQMRHGTIVLLGDDGVPDVAVGADWSEQAPIHRPQRFPQRAIDQIVATAVPLVVHNIADHELFDPEDVAALAGDGAQVSFTGVPIRAGDKVVGTLTVDRLWDGESLFRFDSDVRFLVMIANLIGQTVKLHRVVARDRDRLIEESHRLQKQIHKLQPSPMPKARMSGIIGDSPQIKAVMDKIAIVARSNATLLLRGESGTGKELFARALHELSPRASKAFVKVNCAALAESVLESELFGHEKGAFTGAIATRKGRFELADGGTLFLDEIGEISLAFQAKLLRVLQGGEFERVGGTKTLKADVRLIAATNKNLEEAVRKGEFRADLYYRISVVPMLLPPLRERTSDIPLLAAHFLEEFNQQNGRELVFSKEATQVLKSCYFPGNVRELENCVQRTATFAVGDAIVAADFACGQDQCLSATLWKGKSHEHPSTGVGGLGPLPPTAGDGSYAERPAAPRHIESGDTHATHAGGLAAGSDDANERVKLLDAMEKSGWVQAKAARMMGLTPRQIGYALRKHSIEIKKF, encoded by the coding sequence ATGACTGACCTCGACGCCTTGGCCCGCGATGAAAAACCAGCCGCGGGGCAGCGCATTCCTCTGAGCGATATCGCCCTTATCGGCGTGTATGAAATTTCAAAAATATTGGCTGCGCCAACGCGGCTGGAGACGACGCTCGCGAATGTCGTCAATCTCCTGTCGTCGTTTCTCCAGATGCGGCATGGGACGATTGTGCTTCTGGGCGACGACGGCGTGCCGGATGTCGCGGTCGGCGCCGATTGGAGCGAGCAGGCGCCCATTCATCGTCCGCAACGCTTTCCGCAACGGGCGATCGATCAGATTGTGGCGACGGCGGTGCCGTTGGTCGTCCACAACATCGCCGATCACGAGCTTTTCGATCCCGAGGATGTCGCCGCCTTGGCGGGCGATGGCGCTCAAGTGTCGTTTACCGGCGTCCCGATTCGGGCCGGCGACAAGGTTGTGGGGACGCTGACGGTTGATCGGCTCTGGGATGGTGAAAGCCTGTTCCGTTTCGACTCCGACGTCCGCTTCCTGGTCATGATCGCCAATCTGATCGGTCAGACGGTCAAGCTCCACCGCGTGGTCGCGCGCGACCGTGATCGGCTGATCGAGGAAAGCCACCGTTTGCAAAAGCAGATCCATAAGCTGCAGCCCAGCCCGATGCCGAAGGCGCGGATGTCCGGGATCATCGGCGACAGCCCGCAGATCAAAGCGGTCATGGACAAGATCGCGATTGTCGCGCGTTCCAACGCGACTTTGCTGCTGCGCGGCGAATCCGGAACCGGCAAAGAACTTTTCGCGCGTGCATTGCATGAATTGTCGCCGCGCGCGTCGAAGGCTTTCGTCAAGGTCAATTGCGCGGCACTCGCCGAAAGCGTGCTCGAGTCCGAATTGTTCGGGCATGAAAAAGGTGCCTTCACGGGCGCAATCGCGACCCGCAAGGGGCGGTTCGAACTGGCCGACGGCGGCACTCTGTTTCTCGACGAGATCGGCGAGATCTCGCTGGCGTTTCAGGCTAAGCTTTTGCGCGTGTTGCAAGGCGGCGAATTCGAACGCGTCGGCGGCACCAAGACTTTGAAGGCCGATGTTCGGTTGATCGCGGCGACCAACAAGAATCTCGAAGAGGCGGTTCGCAAGGGCGAGTTCCGCGCCGATCTTTATTATCGCATCAGCGTCGTGCCCATGCTGCTGCCGCCGCTGCGCGAGCGCACCAGTGACATTCCGTTGCTCGCCGCGCATTTCCTGGAAGAATTCAATCAGCAGAACGGCCGCGAACTCGTATTCAGCAAAGAGGCAACGCAAGTCCTCAAGTCCTGTTACTTTCCCGGCAATGTTCGCGAACTTGAAAATTGCGTGCAGCGCACGGCGACTTTCGCGGTCGGCGACGCGATCGTCGCCGCGGACTTCGCTTGCGGCCAGGATCAGTGCCTGTCGGCGACGCTTTGGAAGGGCAAGTCGCATGAGCATCCCTCGACCGGAGTCGGCGGCCTAGGCCCCTTGCCGCCCACTGCTGGCGACGGCAGCTATGCAGAGCGGCCCGCAGCACCGCGCCATATTGAGAGTGGTGACACGCATGCGACGCATGCCGGCGGCCTCGCCGCCGGTAGCGATGACGCGAATGAGCGCGTCAAGCTACTCGACGCGATGGAGAAATCGGGCTGGGTCCAGGCCAAAGCCGCGCGGATGATGGGCTTGACCCCACGCCAGATCGGCTATGCGCTGCGCAAGCACAGCATCGAGATCAAGAAATTCTGA
- a CDS encoding 4Fe-4S binding protein — translation MDANAAVAALGAWLRRHQRLIQNVQWAVVGLYLLLVAVPAFLPLPGQTAYIWNNLTLFAQFCFWGIWWPFVLLSMVLVGRAWCGLMCPEGNLTEVVSRHGRGLAIPGWLKWKGWPFVAFSCTTIYGQMISVYQYPKPVLLILGGSTAGAIAIGYLYGRNKRVWCRYLCPVNGVFGLLAKLAPLHFHVDAEAWERNPPNTLLNSGAQAAHRSPPLNCAPLVAIRTMKGGSDCHMCGRCDGFRGAVTLQLRSPTDEIVRVAGATPKPWETVLILFGLMGVAVGAFHWSASPWFVEIKQDMALWLINHGLTFVLALQPPWWILTDYPARNDMMTVLDGSVLIGYILATAVVMGGLLCLSLAAATSCLGRWSMAKFHHLAQALIPMAGSGVVLGLSALTVTLLRNEGFGLGFVPALRALFLAGAAVWSLYLGWKIAGLYSKSRLQQAVATVLFGSAVGLGVLSWVLLFFVW, via the coding sequence TTGGACGCGAACGCCGCCGTCGCGGCTTTGGGCGCTTGGCTGCGGCGCCATCAGCGGCTCATTCAAAATGTCCAATGGGCGGTCGTTGGGCTCTATTTGCTGCTGGTCGCGGTTCCGGCGTTTCTGCCTCTGCCAGGGCAGACGGCGTATATCTGGAACAATCTGACGCTTTTTGCGCAATTCTGCTTCTGGGGCATCTGGTGGCCCTTCGTTCTTCTCAGCATGGTCTTGGTCGGGCGCGCTTGGTGCGGCCTGATGTGCCCGGAAGGCAATCTAACCGAAGTTGTGAGCCGGCATGGCCGCGGCCTTGCGATTCCCGGTTGGCTCAAGTGGAAGGGTTGGCCTTTCGTGGCCTTTAGCTGCACCACGATCTATGGCCAGATGATCAGCGTCTATCAATATCCGAAACCGGTGCTGCTGATTCTCGGCGGTTCGACGGCAGGCGCCATTGCGATCGGCTATCTTTATGGCCGCAACAAACGGGTATGGTGCCGCTATCTTTGCCCGGTGAATGGCGTCTTCGGGCTTTTGGCGAAACTTGCGCCGCTGCATTTCCATGTCGACGCCGAGGCCTGGGAGCGCAACCCGCCAAACACCCTTCTCAACTCCGGAGCGCAAGCGGCGCATCGGAGTCCGCCGCTCAATTGCGCGCCGCTCGTCGCCATCCGCACGATGAAGGGCGGCAGCGATTGCCATATGTGCGGCCGCTGCGACGGCTTTCGCGGGGCGGTCACTCTGCAGCTCCGCTCGCCGACGGACGAGATCGTCCGGGTCGCCGGGGCGACGCCCAAGCCCTGGGAAACAGTGCTCATCCTCTTTGGCCTGATGGGCGTCGCGGTCGGCGCCTTCCATTGGAGCGCCAGCCCTTGGTTCGTCGAGATCAAGCAGGATATGGCGCTCTGGCTGATCAATCATGGCCTGACCTTCGTGTTGGCCCTGCAGCCGCCGTGGTGGATCCTCACCGATTATCCGGCCCGCAACGACATGATGACGGTGCTCGACGGCAGCGTGCTCATTGGCTACATCCTCGCCACCGCCGTGGTGATGGGCGGGCTTTTGTGCCTGTCCTTGGCCGCTGCAACGTCTTGCCTGGGGCGCTGGTCGATGGCGAAATTCCACCATCTGGCGCAAGCGCTCATCCCAATGGCCGGAAGCGGCGTCGTCCTCGGCCTTAGCGCACTCACGGTGACGCTTCTGCGCAACGAAGGGTTCGGCCTGGGTTTCGTCCCGGCGCTGCGGGCGCTGTTCTTGGCCGGCGCGGCGGTCTGGTCGCTCTATTTGGGTTGGAAGATTGCCGGTTTGTACAGCAAATCGCGGCTTCAGCAGGCAGTTGCTACCGTACTCTTTGGCAGCGCCGTTGGCCTCGGCGTCCTGAGTTGGGTGCTGTTGTTCTTCGTCTGGTAG
- a CDS encoding cupredoxin domain-containing protein, translating to MERENLRILSVPFFGSFFGSFFGSFLALFFALAGFVGVGQAKADATPTFSIEFHDGKVTPTQLEVPANRRFRIELHNTGITPAEFESTELRLEKVLAAQSTSVLVIRTLDLGKYTFFDDFHPNAPKAVLIAK from the coding sequence TTGGAACGCGAAAACCTGCGAATTCTCTCGGTGCCGTTCTTTGGGTCGTTCTTTGGGTCGTTCTTTGGGTCGTTCTTGGCGCTCTTCTTCGCGCTGGCGGGCTTTGTCGGTGTCGGGCAGGCAAAGGCCGATGCGACGCCGACCTTCTCGATCGAGTTTCACGATGGGAAGGTGACGCCGACGCAGCTCGAAGTGCCGGCCAATCGCCGCTTCAGAATCGAGCTACACAATACCGGGATTACCCCGGCCGAATTCGAAAGCACCGAATTGCGGTTGGAAAAAGTCCTGGCGGCACAAAGCACTTCGGTGCTCGTGATCCGCACGCTCGACCTTGGCAAATATACGTTCTTCGACGATTTCCATCCGAATGCACCGAAGGCGGTTCTGATCGCAAAGTGA
- a CDS encoding iron transporter: protein MDFGRRAGLASLVVLMAAVWPAMAYAKEYPIGKPRQIYGMTLGAVYLQPIVMDPPNVMRPAAQSDVHLEADIHAAKNNTNGFAEGDWMPYLVVHYTLTKEGDNKTIKGDMMPMVANDGPHYGDNVKLMGPGKYKLVLDIAPPTADPHNHFGRHVDKETGVGPWFPKFTEDYEFVFAGVGKKGAY from the coding sequence ATGGATTTTGGTCGTCGCGCCGGTTTGGCGTCTCTCGTGGTTTTGATGGCGGCCGTCTGGCCGGCGATGGCTTACGCCAAAGAATATCCGATCGGCAAACCGCGGCAAATATACGGAATGACTCTCGGGGCGGTCTATCTGCAGCCGATCGTGATGGATCCGCCCAATGTCATGCGCCCCGCGGCGCAATCGGATGTTCATCTCGAAGCCGATATTCATGCCGCCAAGAACAACACCAATGGTTTCGCCGAAGGCGATTGGATGCCCTATCTCGTCGTTCACTATACTTTGACGAAAGAAGGCGACAACAAAACCATCAAGGGCGACATGATGCCGATGGTCGCCAATGACGGTCCGCATTATGGCGACAACGTCAAGCTGATGGGACCCGGCAAATATAAGCTCGTTCTCGATATCGCACCGCCGACTGCCGATCCGCATAATCATTTCGGTCGCCATGTCGATAAGGAGACGGGTGTCGGCCCATGGTTTCCGAAATTCACGGAAGATTATGAATTCGTCTTCGCCGGTGTCGGCAAGAAGGGCGCCTATTGA
- a CDS encoding ATP-dependent RecD-like DNA helicase: protein MEWSPQQDAALKAVGQWLKRREPQVFRLFGYAGSGKTTLARTLADNSDGETLFGAFTGKAALVLRAKGCKNARTIHSLIYRARDTDTEEPSFELNEESPAAKASLIIIDECSMVDEELGRDLLSFGKKVLVLGDPAQLPPVKGGGYFTECEPDVMLTEVHRQAADNPIIRLSMLVREGGRLEAGRYGDSDVIFRDGIDAERVKAADQILVGLNRTRRAYNQRMRQLAERAGILPEPGDKLVCLRNNAQKGLLNGSLWTVATTSPVRRKKLRLSVVPEEDPAHKPLRIGVLPEFFTGGEETIPYTLRRDSDEFDYGYTLTVHKAQGSQWDDVVLFDESRAFREHRDRWLYTGITRAARRLTVVL from the coding sequence ATGGAATGGTCGCCGCAGCAAGACGCGGCGCTCAAAGCGGTCGGCCAATGGCTGAAGCGCCGCGAGCCGCAAGTCTTCCGCCTGTTCGGCTATGCCGGCAGCGGCAAGACCACGCTCGCGCGCACTCTGGCCGACAACTCCGATGGCGAAACGCTGTTCGGCGCCTTCACCGGCAAGGCTGCTCTCGTCTTGCGTGCTAAAGGCTGCAAGAACGCCCGCACCATTCATAGCCTCATCTATCGCGCCCGCGACACCGACACCGAGGAGCCGAGCTTCGAATTGAACGAGGAGAGCCCGGCGGCCAAGGCGAGCCTCATCATCATCGACGAATGTTCCATGGTCGACGAAGAACTCGGCCGCGATCTGCTCTCCTTCGGCAAGAAAGTGCTGGTGCTCGGCGATCCGGCGCAGCTTCCCCCCGTCAAAGGCGGCGGCTATTTCACCGAATGCGAACCCGACGTGATGCTGACCGAAGTGCATCGCCAAGCAGCCGATAATCCGATCATCCGCTTGTCGATGCTGGTGCGCGAAGGCGGCAGGCTCGAAGCCGGCCGCTATGGCGACAGCGACGTGATTTTTCGCGACGGCATCGATGCCGAGCGCGTCAAGGCCGCCGACCAAATCCTTGTCGGGCTCAACCGCACGCGCCGCGCATACAATCAGCGCATGCGGCAATTGGCCGAACGCGCCGGCATTCTGCCCGAGCCCGGCGACAAGCTCGTGTGCCTGCGCAACAATGCGCAGAAGGGCCTCCTCAACGGCTCGCTCTGGACGGTCGCGACGACATCGCCAGTGCGCCGCAAGAAGCTGCGCTTGAGCGTGGTGCCGGAAGAAGACCCGGCGCATAAGCCTTTGCGGATCGGTGTCTTGCCCGAATTTTTCACCGGCGGCGAGGAGACGATTCCCTATACGCTGCGGCGCGACTCCGACGAATTCGATTATGGCTATACGCTCACCGTGCATAAGGCGCAGGGCTCGCAATGGGACGACGTCGTTTTGTTCGACGAAAGCCGCGCCTTCCGCGAGCATAGGGACCGCTGGCTCTATACAGGGATCACCCGTGCGGCGCGGCGGCTGACCGTGGTTTTGTGA
- a CDS encoding universal stress protein has translation MKSILIPVEDHAGMGAVFETALRLAERFGSYMEGVALGPDLAQIAAADFSLGGVVFDERTRRELLSEAYELFAAFMQSHAIAHGQTETPRPYHGWRGDRLLTDAGVGEYGRVFDVIAIGRPANGIHQPRKTTLEAALFESGRPLLIAPPQAPAKLGECIAIAWNASPESARSVAFAMPLLLAAQDVPVMMVPGTRLAGPDESELATSLRRHGVPARTVPTLETPKGPGHAVLETAYGLGADLLVKGGYTQSRMRQFIFGGPTSQILAEANLPVFMAH, from the coding sequence ATGAAATCGATTCTGATTCCTGTCGAAGATCATGCCGGCATGGGCGCCGTATTCGAAACCGCGCTGCGGCTCGCCGAACGATTCGGCAGCTATATGGAAGGCGTCGCGCTCGGACCCGATCTCGCACAGATCGCCGCCGCCGATTTCTCGCTCGGCGGCGTCGTCTTCGACGAGCGCACCCGCCGCGAGCTCTTGAGCGAAGCCTATGAGCTCTTCGCGGCCTTCATGCAGAGCCATGCCATCGCGCATGGCCAAACGGAGACGCCAAGGCCCTATCATGGCTGGCGCGGCGACAGGCTGCTCACCGATGCCGGCGTCGGCGAATATGGCCGCGTTTTCGATGTGATCGCGATCGGCCGGCCGGCCAATGGCATTCACCAGCCGCGCAAAACGACCCTCGAAGCCGCGCTGTTCGAAAGCGGCCGGCCGCTGCTCATCGCGCCGCCGCAAGCCCCGGCGAAGCTCGGCGAATGTATTGCGATCGCCTGGAACGCCAGCCCCGAGTCGGCGCGCAGCGTCGCCTTTGCCATGCCGCTGCTTCTCGCGGCGCAAGACGTTCCCGTGATGATGGTGCCGGGCACAAGGCTCGCGGGACCGGACGAAAGCGAGCTGGCAACCAGTCTCAGACGGCATGGCGTGCCCGCCCGCACCGTCCCGACTTTGGAGACGCCGAAAGGCCCGGGCCATGCTGTGCTCGAAACCGCCTACGGGCTCGGCGCCGATCTTCTCGTCAAAGGCGGCTATACGCAGAGCCGCATGCGCCAGTTCATCTTCGGCGGCCCGACGAGTCAGATTCTCGCGGAAGCGAATCTGCCCGTCTTCATGGCGCATTGA
- a CDS encoding efflux RND transporter periplasmic adaptor subunit yields MTLLLGFSLLAGCSEKNRYVPPPPQKVGVALPLHQKVTPYLEATGNLAAVNTVKLVARVQGFVESIKYQDGASVKKGTPLFVIEPEPYKLKVVQAKAATDGAKAQLVQSQAEFERQSALQSRQVSTQALLDKARAQRDLDRATVESDEANAKQAEINYGYTQVLAPFDGVVTQRLVSVGELVGTNAATELASIIQLDPIWVNFNISERDAQTIRAAMALHGVTQAEIINKVPVEVGLQTDPNFPYRGVIDYIAPFVDASTGTLALRGILDNKGDALLPGYFVRVHVPLRPKEALLVPETSIGSDQSGRYVLVLGSDDVVAERKVTIGQTFGTMRVIEKGLTPEDRIVVAGIALVAPGEKVVPQMRKLAAADSDQK; encoded by the coding sequence TTGACCCTTCTCTTAGGCTTTAGCCTGCTCGCGGGTTGCAGCGAAAAGAATCGCTATGTGCCGCCGCCGCCGCAGAAAGTCGGCGTCGCGCTGCCGCTGCATCAGAAGGTGACGCCCTATCTCGAAGCGACGGGCAATCTTGCTGCCGTAAACACCGTAAAGCTCGTCGCGCGCGTGCAGGGCTTTGTCGAAAGCATCAAATATCAAGACGGCGCGTCCGTCAAAAAAGGTACGCCGCTCTTCGTCATCGAGCCCGAGCCTTACAAGTTGAAAGTCGTGCAGGCCAAGGCCGCGACCGACGGCGCCAAGGCCCAGCTCGTTCAGTCCCAAGCCGAGTTCGAACGTCAATCCGCGCTGCAATCGCGGCAAGTCTCGACCCAGGCGCTTCTCGACAAGGCCCGCGCGCAACGCGATCTCGACCGCGCCACCGTCGAATCGGACGAAGCCAATGCAAAGCAGGCCGAGATCAATTACGGCTATACGCAGGTTCTCGCGCCCTTCGACGGCGTCGTCACGCAAAGGCTGGTTTCGGTCGGCGAATTGGTCGGAACCAATGCCGCGACCGAACTCGCCAGCATTATTCAGCTCGATCCGATCTGGGTGAATTTCAACATCAGCGAACGCGATGCGCAGACGATCCGCGCGGCGATGGCGCTGCATGGCGTGACCCAGGCCGAGATCATCAACAAAGTGCCCGTCGAAGTCGGGCTGCAGACCGACCCAAACTTTCCCTACCGGGGCGTGATCGATTATATCGCGCCTTTCGTCGATGCATCGACCGGCACGCTCGCCCTGCGCGGCATCCTCGACAACAAGGGCGACGCCCTCCTGCCCGGCTATTTTGTGCGGGTCCATGTCCCGCTGCGTCCCAAAGAAGCTTTGCTGGTGCCGGAAACCTCCATCGGCAGCGATCAGAGCGGGCGCTATGTCCTCGTCCTCGGATCGGATGATGTCGTCGCCGAGCGCAAGGTCACTATCGGCCAGACCTTCGGCACGATGCGGGTGATCGAGAAAGGGCTCACGCCGGAAGACCGCATCGTCGTAGCCGGGATCGCGCTCGTCGCGCCGGGTGAAAAAGTCGTGCCGCAGATGCGCAAGCTCGCTGCCGCCGACAGCGATCAGAAATAG